The window AGAGCTGCTCCTCCATCGTGAACGCCTTGACCACGGCGATGCCCTGCGTGGTTTCCTGCATGGCGCCGACGAGCCTTGCGTTCACCTCGACGGCCTGCCGCGCGACGCTGCGCAGCCGGCGCATGATGCGGTTCACGGCGAAGATCAGCGGCGGCCCGATCATCAGCGCGATCAGCGACAGGACCGGATCGAGCGCGATCATCGCGACAAGGAGCGCGACGAGCAGCACGGCGTCGCCCGCGATCGACTTCAGCGTCATGCCCAGCATGTCGCGCACGCCGAGCACGTTTTCGTTGATCTGGGCTGCGAGACGGCCGGACCGCTGGTCGGTATAGAAGTCGAGGCCGAGCTTCATCAAATGGTCGAAGATGCGCTTCTGATAGCGCGCGACCAGATTGTTGCCGATCCGTGCCAGCAGAACGGCCTGCCCATAGGTGGCAAGCCCGCGGGCGACAAAGACAACCGCGATGCCGCCAGCAATGTAGGGCACCAGATCGAAGTTCTCCTTGTAGAAGACATCGTCGATCAGTGGCCGCATCACCCACGGGATGAAGGCCGTCGCTCCGGCGGTGATCATCAGGCACAGGATCGCCAGCACGTAGAGCGTGACATAGTCGCGGGCATTCTCCGACAGAATGCGCCTGAGGACGGGAATGATCTCGCCGCGCGCTCCACCTGTTTTCCGCTTGCTTGCGTCTAACGCCAACCTGCTCAATCCCTGGCCGATCTTTTGCGGTTGGCTATGCCCTCTCGCGGCGCGGGGTGCAATCGCCAAATGGGAATACGATCAGCCCTTCACCCAACGGCGACCATCGGTCTCGACTCCGAAGAGTGCGGGCGTACGGGCGTAGGCGGCCAGCCCAGTCAAGGCGGCAAGCGGATGGGTGATGACGTAGACCGGCATCTGCTGCATCAGCTCGCCATGCGGCGCCTTGTCCTCGAAGGCCTCCCGAAACAGCCCGTTCTTGAGTGCCGGAATGATCTTCTGCGCGATGCCGCCGGTGAGGAACACCCCGCCACGGCTCATGAAGACAAGCGCCAGATCGCCCGCAAGCCGCCCGAGGCATGTAACGAAGATGTCGAGCGCTTCCTGCGCCATGGCATCGCTTTGGGCGAGTGCCGCGCTTGTGATCTCTGCTGGCGTCGTGAAGCTTGTGGGCCTGCCATCGGCGGCCGCGACGGCGCGATAGAGGTTCACCAGCCCACGACCGCACAGCATCTGTTCGGCCGATACGCGCCCTTCGATGCGCTCGATATGCGGAAAGACGGCGAGGTCGCGTTCCGTGCGCGGTCCGATATCGACATGTCCGCCTTCGCCGGGAACCGGGATCCAGGTGTGCCGCGAATGGACGAGGCCTGCGACCCCAAGGCCCGTTCCCGGCCCGAGCACGACGCGTCCGGCCGTCGGTTCGGGCTCGCCGCCGCCGATTTTTTCCAGATGTTCCGGGCCGAGCGCCACGACGGCGAGGGCCTGCGCCTCGAAATCGTTGAGCACGACGACCTCTTCGAGACCCAGCGTCTCGAACATCTGCCTGGGCTTCACCACCCAGTTGCAGTTGGTCAGCTCGATCTCGTCGCCGTCGACCGGGCCTGCAACGGCGAGGACCGTCGACAGCGGCATCACGGACGTCTTGTCCAGGATCGCCGTCTGGATGGCCTCGTCGATCGTCGCGAAGTCGGCCGTCTGGACGATGGGAAATTCTTTCGGCTCCGCATAGGCGTCGACCAGGATCGCGAAGCGCGCGTTGGTGCCGCCGATATCGCCGATCAGCACCGGGAATCGCAGGATAGTCGTGTCGTCGGTCTGGGCTGGCATGGAAGCGCGTGGTCCCGTTCTGTCCGTGTCGTCAGTTGCGCGCGCTCGGCGCCTCATGGGCCGCCAGGATCATCTCCGCCGTCGCGACGTTGAGCGCGATGGGGATATCATAGACGATGGCGAGCCGCATCAAGGCCTTCACATCGACGTCATGGGGCATGGGGGTCAGCGGATCAACAAGGAAGATCACCGCATCGACCGCCGCCTCGGCGATCAACGCGCCGATCTGCTGGTCGCCGCCAAGCGGGCCGCTCTTGAGCCGCCGCACGCTGAGCGCGGGGTTGGCCTCCGCGATCCGGGCGCCGGTCGTGCCCGTCGCCACGATGTCGCATCCGGCAAGAAAGCCGGCATGCGCAGCGCAGAAGGCGACGAGGTCGTCCTTCTTCTGGTCATGGGCGATCAAGGCGAGGCGAAGTTTGTCGGGCAAAGTCGCAAACCGCTTGGTGAGTTAAATCGGTTTAAGGCTGCGCGGCTCCGGGTGTCAAGAAGGACCCTTCTATCAGTCGATTGCCATCAACTCGGCACTGTTGCGGATGGCTTCGCAAAGTAATACATGCATGATGCACGGTATTACCAGAGGTTCGATGATGAGCACCACAGTCACGGTAAAGGGTCAGGTGACGATCCCGAAGCCCGTACGCGATCTCCTCGGTATCGGACCTGGCAGCAAGGTCGATTTCCGGCGCACGGCGGATGGCAGCGTGATCCTGTCCCGCGCTGACGATACTCGCCCCGCGAGCCGGTTCGAGCGACTGCGCGGCCAGGCGGGCGAGGGTCTCGACACCGACGCCATCATGGCGCTCACGCGCGGCGACGCGTGACCCTCGTCGACAGCAACGTCCTGCTCGATCTGGTCACAAACGATCCGCGCTGGGCGGACTGGTCGATCGCGCAATTGGAGGGTGCAGCCCTTCGGGGTCCGCTGGTCATCAACGATGTCGTCTATGCCGAACTCGCCGTTCGCTACGAGCGGATCGAGGCCCTGGAGGCATTCATTTCCGCGGCGTCCCTGCGCGTCGAGGCAATCCCGCGCGCTGCGCTTTTCCTCGCCGGAAAGGTGTTCACCCAGTATCGAAGAGCGGGTGGCACGCGAACCGGCGTTCTCCCCGATTTCTTCATCGGAGCACATGCCGCAATTGAAAAGCTACCTCTCCTGACCCGGGATGTCGGTCGATATCGAGCCTATTTTCCCACGGTCGAACTGATTACGCCTGATGCCTGACCCTGCCTGTGGCTCTCACTCGTAAGGGCGCGGCTGGGGCAGGGGGATGGAGATATCGGGGGTCGGCGCATAGGCGTTGGCCGTGAAGGGAACCGCGCCTGATGCCGCGATCGTGGGAGCGCTTCCTCGGCCCGCGACCGTCACCGCCGCTTCGGACGCGGGCGCGGGCGCGTTGGCAACCTCGAGACATGCCTTCGGCAGATCGGAGATCCGCATCACATCGCGGGCGCGGGGCTTCGCAGGCCCGGTTGCCGGCCGCCAGGGTTCCTCGGTGAACCACCAGGCGAGCGACTGGTCGCAGCCATCGGCCTTCGGCGTCGCTTCCTGACCACGGCAGCCGGGCGAACCGGCGGGACACCCGATCCGGATGTGGAAGTGTGAATCGTGCCCCCAGAACGGGCGCACCTTCGACAGCCACGAGCGGTCGCCGGAGACCGTGTCGCAGAGCTTCTTCTTGATACCGGGATGGACCAGAAGGCGCTCCACGTTCGGATAGTTCGCGGCGCGCTTCAGGATCGCCGCGTGGGCCGGCGTCCATTTGCGATCATCGACGTAGAGCGAATCGGGCGCGAGCATCGACACGAAGTCCATCTGCTCGCGCTCGGCCACCGACAGCCTGCGCTGCGGCATCGGCACCAACCAGATGTCGGCGTCGAGGCCGATCTGATGCGAGGCATGGCCCGACAGCATCGGCCCGCCGCGCGGTTGAGAAATGTCGCCGACGAGCAGGCCCGGCCAGCCATCCTGTGCGGCCTCGCGCGAAAAACGCTCGAGCAGCGTGATCATCTCCGGATGGCCCCAGCGCCGGTTGCGCGAGAGCCGCATCGCCTGCCAGTTGGGACCGTCGGTCGCGATCGCCATACCGCCGGCGAAACAGCCCTTCGAATAAAAGCCGTAGGAGGCGGGCTGCGTGGCGGCGGGCAGGGGCGTCGCACCGAACACGTCCTTGGCCAGCGGATCGGCTGATGCCGGCATCGCGCCAAGCATAGTCGCCAGGGCGGCCATGCCAAGCACGGCGCGTCGGATGTTCGTCAGGATCGCCAATCTCGTTGCCTCCGATGCCGGATCTGCGCCCCCACGCGGCGCGGAGCATGGACCAGCCATGGTAAACCGAATCATAACATTCGCGACGTGGCTTTTCGACGGCGCACCGTACGGCGATCAGCCGCGCCAGCGCCCGGTGCCCCAGAGATCGCCGAGTGCCGCCCGGTAGTCGGGGAACCGGA is drawn from Mesorhizobium sp. CAU 1732 and contains these coding sequences:
- a CDS encoding glucokinase — its product is MPAQTDDTTILRFPVLIGDIGGTNARFAILVDAYAEPKEFPIVQTADFATIDEAIQTAILDKTSVMPLSTVLAVAGPVDGDEIELTNCNWVVKPRQMFETLGLEEVVVLNDFEAQALAVVALGPEHLEKIGGGEPEPTAGRVVLGPGTGLGVAGLVHSRHTWIPVPGEGGHVDIGPRTERDLAVFPHIERIEGRVSAEQMLCGRGLVNLYRAVAAADGRPTSFTTPAEITSAALAQSDAMAQEALDIFVTCLGRLAGDLALVFMSRGGVFLTGGIAQKIIPALKNGLFREAFEDKAPHGELMQQMPVYVITHPLAALTGLAAYARTPALFGVETDGRRWVKG
- a CDS encoding methylglyoxal synthase; this translates as MPDKLRLALIAHDQKKDDLVAFCAAHAGFLAGCDIVATGTTGARIAEANPALSVRRLKSGPLGGDQQIGALIAEAAVDAVIFLVDPLTPMPHDVDVKALMRLAIVYDIPIALNVATAEMILAAHEAPSARN
- a CDS encoding AbrB/MazE/SpoVT family DNA-binding domain-containing protein, translated to MSTTVTVKGQVTIPKPVRDLLGIGPGSKVDFRRTADGSVILSRADDTRPASRFERLRGQAGEGLDTDAIMALTRGDA
- a CDS encoding type II toxin-antitoxin system VapC family toxin, whose protein sequence is MTLVDSNVLLDLVTNDPRWADWSIAQLEGAALRGPLVINDVVYAELAVRYERIEALEAFISAASLRVEAIPRAALFLAGKVFTQYRRAGGTRTGVLPDFFIGAHAAIEKLPLLTRDVGRYRAYFPTVELITPDA
- the mepA gene encoding penicillin-insensitive murein endopeptidase, yielding MAALATMLGAMPASADPLAKDVFGATPLPAATQPASYGFYSKGCFAGGMAIATDGPNWQAMRLSRNRRWGHPEMITLLERFSREAAQDGWPGLLVGDISQPRGGPMLSGHASHQIGLDADIWLVPMPQRRLSVAEREQMDFVSMLAPDSLYVDDRKWTPAHAAILKRAANYPNVERLLVHPGIKKKLCDTVSGDRSWLSKVRPFWGHDSHFHIRIGCPAGSPGCRGQEATPKADGCDQSLAWWFTEEPWRPATGPAKPRARDVMRISDLPKACLEVANAPAPASEAAVTVAGRGSAPTIAASGAVPFTANAYAPTPDISIPLPQPRPYE